A genomic region of Antennarius striatus isolate MH-2024 chromosome 2, ASM4005453v1, whole genome shotgun sequence contains the following coding sequences:
- the selenok gene encoding selenoprotein K: protein MVYVSNGQVLDSRSQSPWRLSFLVDFFWRLVEVVGLFFRTMVHPHMTKDGHSGSSSFYDGRGPPGPPGGRRRMGRISHGGGPSAPPMGGGG, encoded by the exons ATGGTGTACGTGTCCAACG GCCAGGTCCTGGACAGCAGAAGCCAGTCGCCATGGCGACTGTCCTTTCTGGTGGACTTCTTCTGGAGACTAGTCGAAGTCGTCGGCCTGTT CTTTAGGACAATGGTTCATCCCCACATGACAAAGGATGGTCACAGTGGTTCTTCAAGCTTCTATGATGGCAGAGG TCCTCCAGGTCCTCCTGGTGGCAGAAGACGGATGGGAAGAATATCCCATGGAGGGGGTCCTAGTGCTCCACCAATgggtggaggaggatga